One Vicinamibacterales bacterium genomic region harbors:
- a CDS encoding DUF885 family protein, protein MRQIVGGLLAVGLVAGGLRAHVDAQRQAVPSDLKPLLVAPASEMRLVTTRYTLDRQALNLDYAGPGGFDMPGARGGRGRGGAADAPAGRPVPVSTARLARLKRFDLDWQAALDKLPASKLTPAATADLAALKATLAANLAQLEADNLELAQMAPSLPFLPALVPMVEARIRVADVDAQQAARVLTDVRRDLQARMAAPAEKTNAATAARAAQATESMRASITEWFSFYNGYDPVFSWWMGVPYKQADTTLQDYAAFLREQAGDPGLPPSPATVAPIAAAAAPKIGSVPDLPEILALPQDELRDIVARFNAENTRQAGRDGGRGGRGQDAAADAPGRGAAPSEPLSAASSTTRDNRAWLEALNSLDFDALSRNAQVDYLYIKWRAETDIAHEHESIPPGPPFRPDDSKILGKPRGRDGLISDLRDNLIPYTPEQLIALANREFAWCEAEMKKASRQMGFGDDWKRALEKVKQSAVPPGGQPRMIMDLLDEAVVYLRANDLITVPGVAAESLHMTMMSPEMQLTSPFFLGGDHILVSYPTDTMDFDARMQSMRGNNPAFSHATAFHEMIPGHNLVGYLNSRYRDYRPFLTSGGPFYGEGWPLYWELTMYDLGFDRTPEQKVGALFWRMHRCARIIFSLNFHMGNWTPGQAVDFLVDKVGHERDNAAAEVRRSFESAQYQNQPLYQAAYLLGGLQLRGLRRELVDSKAMTNRAFHDEIMRQGNMPMALLRLRMTRQKLTRDMDVNWRFYGELPEK, encoded by the coding sequence GTGAGACAGATCGTAGGAGGCCTGCTGGCCGTCGGGCTTGTCGCCGGCGGGCTGCGCGCGCATGTCGACGCGCAGCGCCAGGCGGTGCCGTCGGATCTGAAGCCGCTGCTCGTCGCGCCGGCGAGTGAAATGCGGCTGGTGACGACGCGCTATACGCTCGACCGCCAGGCGCTCAATCTCGACTACGCCGGGCCGGGCGGATTCGACATGCCGGGCGCGCGCGGCGGACGCGGCCGCGGCGGCGCCGCCGACGCCCCCGCCGGTCGGCCGGTGCCAGTGTCGACGGCCCGGCTCGCCCGCCTCAAGCGCTTCGATCTCGACTGGCAGGCCGCGCTGGACAAGCTACCCGCGAGTAAGTTGACGCCGGCCGCTACCGCCGATCTGGCCGCGCTGAAAGCGACCCTCGCCGCCAACCTGGCGCAGCTCGAGGCCGACAATCTGGAACTGGCGCAGATGGCGCCGTCGCTGCCGTTCCTCCCGGCGCTGGTGCCGATGGTCGAAGCGCGCATCCGCGTCGCCGACGTCGACGCACAACAGGCCGCGCGCGTGCTGACCGACGTGCGGCGCGATCTGCAGGCGCGCATGGCCGCGCCCGCCGAGAAGACCAACGCCGCCACCGCGGCGCGGGCAGCCCAAGCGACCGAGTCGATGCGGGCCTCGATCACCGAGTGGTTCTCTTTCTACAACGGCTACGACCCGGTCTTCTCCTGGTGGATGGGCGTTCCCTACAAGCAGGCGGACACGACGCTGCAGGACTATGCCGCGTTCCTGCGCGAGCAGGCTGGGGATCCCGGCCTGCCGCCGTCGCCGGCCACGGTGGCGCCGATCGCCGCGGCGGCGGCGCCGAAGATCGGATCGGTCCCCGATCTGCCCGAGATCCTGGCGCTCCCGCAGGACGAGCTGCGCGATATCGTCGCCCGCTTCAACGCCGAGAACACCCGGCAGGCCGGGCGTGACGGCGGCCGCGGCGGACGCGGGCAGGACGCCGCAGCGGACGCTCCCGGACGTGGCGCCGCGCCGTCCGAGCCGCTGTCGGCCGCTTCGTCCACGACCCGCGACAACCGAGCCTGGCTCGAGGCCCTGAATTCCCTCGATTTCGACGCGCTGTCGCGCAACGCCCAGGTCGACTACCTCTATATCAAGTGGCGCGCCGAGACCGACATCGCGCACGAGCACGAGTCGATTCCGCCAGGGCCGCCGTTTCGTCCCGACGACTCGAAGATCCTCGGCAAGCCGCGCGGGCGCGACGGCCTGATATCGGATCTCCGCGACAACCTGATCCCGTACACGCCCGAGCAATTGATCGCGCTAGCCAACCGTGAGTTCGCCTGGTGCGAGGCTGAGATGAAGAAGGCGTCGCGCCAGATGGGGTTCGGCGACGACTGGAAGCGGGCGCTCGAGAAAGTCAAGCAGTCGGCGGTGCCGCCGGGCGGCCAGCCGCGGATGATCATGGACCTGCTCGACGAGGCCGTCGTCTACCTGCGGGCCAACGACCTCATCACCGTCCCTGGCGTCGCCGCCGAATCGCTGCACATGACGATGATGTCGCCGGAGATGCAGCTGACGTCGCCGTTCTTCCTCGGCGGCGATCACATCCTCGTCTCGTATCCGACCGACACGATGGACTTCGACGCGCGGATGCAGAGCATGCGCGGCAACAATCCGGCCTTCTCGCACGCGACCGCGTTCCACGAGATGATTCCTGGGCACAATCTCGTCGGTTATCTCAACTCGCGCTACCGCGACTACCGGCCGTTCCTGACGAGCGGCGGCCCGTTCTACGGCGAGGGCTGGCCGCTCTACTGGGAGCTGACCATGTACGACCTCGGATTCGACAGGACGCCGGAGCAGAAGGTCGGCGCGCTCTTCTGGCGGATGCACCGCTGCGCCCGGATCATCTTCTCGCTCAACTTCCACATGGGCAACTGGACGCCGGGTCAGGCGGTCGACTTCCTGGTCGACAAGGTCGGCCACGAGCGCGACAACGCCGCCGCGGAAGTGCGACGATCATTCGAGTCGGCGCAGTACCAGAACCAGCCCCTCTACCAGGCGGCGTATCTGCTCGGCGGTCTGCAGCTGCGCGGCCTGCGCAGGGAGCTCGTCGATTCGAAGGCGATGACCAACAGGGCCTTCCACGACGAGATCATGCGTCAGGGGAACATGCCGATGGCGCTGCTCCGCTTGCGCATGACCAGGCAGAAGCTGACGCGCGACATGGACGTCAACTGGAGGTTCTACGGAGAGCTGCCGGAGAAATAG
- a CDS encoding NAD(P)(+) transhydrogenase (Re/Si-specific) subunit beta yields the protein MNAHLIQLSYFVAAVLFILSLRWLNSPKTARQGVLAGAAGMGAAIVGTLMAPEIVDYQWIVIGLVAGTLFGIPLSRVALTAVPQRTALSHAFGGLAAGLVGTAKYIMWRQQAQLTTFRVSAIALEVILGFLTFTGSLMAAGKLQEILPTRPITYRNQNVVNLLLLAAAIGAGGYLAFADHGYWPAYAALVALSLTFGVLLIIPIGGADMPTVISLLNSYAGLSAVAMGFVLDNKLLIIAGALDGSSGLILSVIMCKAMNRSFTNVLFGAFGQVQTVVAAGEAKTVKSATAQDVADILTHADRVVIIPGYGMAVAQAQHRVHELYEQLTKRGVDVKFAIHPVAGRMPGHMNVLLAEAEIPYESLVEMDDINPEMPQTDVCLVVGANDVVNPAARHDKGSPIFGMPIIDADKARAIIAIKRSMNPGFAGIENELYYDEKTLMAFGDAKAVLGEVVKAVAGDGTSMH from the coding sequence ATGAACGCGCACCTGATCCAGCTCAGTTATTTCGTCGCCGCGGTTCTCTTCATCCTCTCGCTGCGCTGGCTGAACTCGCCGAAGACGGCGCGGCAGGGGGTGTTGGCCGGCGCGGCCGGCATGGGCGCCGCCATCGTCGGCACCCTGATGGCGCCCGAGATCGTCGACTACCAGTGGATCGTGATCGGACTCGTCGCGGGGACGCTCTTCGGCATTCCGCTGTCGCGTGTCGCGCTCACCGCCGTGCCGCAGCGGACCGCGCTGTCACACGCGTTCGGCGGCCTGGCGGCGGGTCTGGTCGGCACCGCGAAATACATCATGTGGCGGCAGCAGGCGCAGCTGACCACGTTCCGCGTGTCGGCGATCGCGCTCGAAGTGATCCTTGGGTTCCTGACCTTCACCGGCAGCCTGATGGCGGCCGGCAAGCTGCAGGAAATCCTGCCGACGCGCCCGATCACCTATCGCAACCAGAACGTCGTCAACCTGCTGCTGCTCGCGGCGGCGATCGGCGCCGGCGGCTACCTGGCGTTCGCCGACCACGGCTACTGGCCGGCCTACGCGGCGCTCGTCGCGCTGTCGCTGACATTCGGCGTACTGCTGATCATTCCGATCGGCGGCGCCGACATGCCGACCGTGATCTCGCTGCTCAATTCCTACGCGGGTCTGTCGGCCGTGGCGATGGGGTTCGTGCTCGACAACAAGCTGCTGATCATTGCCGGCGCGCTGGACGGCTCGTCGGGGCTGATCCTCTCGGTCATCATGTGCAAGGCGATGAACCGCTCGTTCACCAACGTGCTGTTCGGCGCGTTCGGACAGGTGCAGACCGTGGTCGCGGCCGGCGAGGCGAAGACCGTCAAGAGCGCGACGGCCCAGGACGTCGCCGACATCCTGACCCACGCCGACCGTGTCGTGATCATTCCCGGTTACGGGATGGCGGTCGCGCAGGCGCAGCACCGCGTCCACGAGCTCTACGAGCAACTGACCAAGCGCGGCGTCGACGTGAAGTTCGCGATCCATCCGGTCGCCGGCCGCATGCCCGGTCACATGAACGTGCTGCTCGCGGAAGCCGAGATTCCCTACGAGTCGCTGGTCGAGATGGACGACATCAACCCCGAGATGCCGCAGACCGACGTCTGTCTCGTGGTCGGCGCCAACGACGTGGTCAACCCGGCGGCGCGCCATGACAAGGGCAGCCCGATCTTCGGCATGCCGATCATCGATGCCGACAAGGCCCGGGCGATCATCGCGATCAAGCGATCGATGAACCCCGGCTTCGCCGGCATCGAAAATGAGCTGTACTACGATGAGAAGACGCTGATGGCCTTCGGCGACGCGAAGGCGGTGCTCGGCGAGGTGGTCAAGGCGGTCGCCGGCGACGGCACGTCGATGCACTGA
- a CDS encoding NAD(P) transhydrogenase subunit alpha, giving the protein MQLDLWSMLFVFMLATFVGFQVIQNVSRLLHTPLMSLTNAISAIAVVGSILIAGEREGVLITVLGTVAVAASMTNIVSGFLITDRMLKMFREKNAK; this is encoded by the coding sequence ATGCAACTCGATCTCTGGTCGATGCTCTTCGTATTCATGCTGGCGACCTTCGTCGGCTTCCAGGTCATTCAGAACGTGTCGCGCCTGCTGCACACGCCACTGATGTCGCTGACCAACGCTATTTCGGCGATCGCGGTCGTCGGGTCGATCCTGATCGCCGGCGAGCGCGAGGGAGTTCTGATCACGGTGCTCGGCACGGTCGCGGTGGCCGCGTCGATGACCAACATCGTGTCGGGATTTCTCATCACCGATCGGATGCTGAAGATGTTCCGCGAGAAGAACGCGAAATGA
- a CDS encoding C1 family peptidase, translating into MPAPRKMKIKRYGWIPDLPDQRDRLFAAPPATLGALPPRVDLREGCPAVYDQGALGSCTANAIAGALQFDEIKQRESDGFTPSRLFIYYNERVIEGTIDQDAGAMLRDGIKSVASQGAPHESLWPYLVSTFRSKPSAAAYKDAAGHRALLYQRVSRTLDQIRGCLAGGYPFVFGFSVYESFESAAVARTGVVPMPRPAETLLGGHAVLAVGYDDPTQRVLVRNSWGGGWGRAGYGTLPYAYLLDAGLSDDFWTVRLVA; encoded by the coding sequence ATGCCTGCGCCCCGCAAGATGAAGATCAAGCGCTACGGATGGATCCCCGATTTGCCGGATCAGCGCGATCGGCTGTTCGCCGCGCCGCCGGCCACGCTCGGCGCGCTGCCGCCGCGCGTCGATCTGCGCGAGGGCTGCCCGGCGGTCTACGATCAGGGCGCGCTCGGCAGCTGTACGGCCAACGCCATCGCCGGCGCGCTGCAGTTCGACGAGATCAAGCAGCGCGAGAGCGACGGGTTCACGCCGTCGCGGCTGTTCATCTATTACAACGAGCGCGTCATCGAAGGCACCATCGACCAGGACGCCGGCGCGATGCTGCGCGACGGCATCAAGAGCGTCGCCAGCCAGGGCGCGCCGCACGAGTCGCTCTGGCCCTATCTGGTCTCTACCTTCCGCAGCAAGCCGAGCGCCGCCGCCTACAAGGACGCGGCCGGGCATCGGGCCCTGCTCTACCAGCGCGTGTCGCGCACCCTCGACCAGATCAGGGGCTGCCTCGCCGGCGGCTATCCGTTCGTCTTCGGCTTCTCGGTCTACGAGAGCTTCGAAAGCGCGGCGGTGGCGCGCACGGGGGTGGTGCCGATGCCGCGGCCGGCCGAGACGCTGCTCGGCGGCCACGCCGTGCTGGCGGTGGGCTACGACGACCCCACCCAGCGCGTGCTCGTCCGCAACTCCTGGGGCGGCGGCTGGGGGCGGGCCGGCTACGGCACGCTGCCCTACGCCTACCTGCTCGACGCCGGCCTCAGCGACGACTTCTGGACGGTGCGGCTGGTCGCGTGA
- a CDS encoding PadR family transcriptional regulator — translation MASKSEAAGKPAPRPRGSDTPGVPPPRSGLHNELKRGSAELLILALLEERRRHGYEIGQLIARRSDGAINFHITSLYPTLYRLEDRGLIDGRWVERAGQRRRRYYRLTPAGRRTLASQRNVWESFFAALNRVARITET, via the coding sequence ATGGCGTCTAAGAGTGAGGCGGCCGGAAAACCGGCGCCCCGGCCGCGCGGGTCCGACACACCCGGCGTCCCGCCGCCGCGATCCGGCCTGCACAACGAGTTGAAACGCGGCAGCGCCGAGCTCCTCATTCTGGCGCTGCTCGAAGAGCGGCGGCGGCACGGCTACGAGATCGGCCAGCTGATCGCGCGCCGCTCCGACGGCGCCATCAACTTCCACATCACCTCGCTCTATCCCACCCTCTACCGCCTCGAGGACCGCGGCCTCATCGACGGCCGCTGGGTCGAGCGCGCCGGCCAGCGCCGCCGCCGCTACTACAGGCTGACACCGGCCGGGCGCCGGACGCTGGCGAGCCAGCGCAACGTGTGGGAGAGCTTCTTCGCGGCCCTCAATCGGGTCGCCCGGATTACCGAAACCTGA
- a CDS encoding ABC transporter permease, which yields MNWTPRLEAAFAPEAIDPDVLEELAQHAAAVYASARAEGCGADEAQRRVEAQIAAWAADPAVRRRRPRLARALEPPPGTAPLVASIAQDARYAWRLLRRQPAHTALVVATMALGIAAATVLGSITYGVLLKPLPWADAPRLVRLYETRQGSTKRFGPVFTNGTYRAWRDSARTLDAIGAWNSELVAPTDQPGAPRLAICRVTPSLFTMLQAAPALGRGFARGEDDPGRPPIVVLSYGYWQQQFGGRADAIGSRIRFDTTAYTVVGVMPAWFAFPNRETRAWMPFYVEPPTAPGRQGMSVSMFQAIGRLKPGSTPAQAAAEGTSLGRAAVPATPIAKVVAMAVFGTDGQVDVTTVPMLQALTAEVRPAILILLAAVVLLLATATANVASLQLARATARRRELAVRAALGAGRGRLVRQTLVEHVLLGLLGGIAGLALAAVLHRALPSILPADFPRVHDIALGWRIQAFAVAISLLAGIGCGILPAWHVARTELVPSLAEDALAPAGGGLRTRTARARAIIMAAQIATACVLLVGALLLTRSFVGLMHASLGYDTSNVLTARLILTDGEFTPERRFEILEQLRQRLTAVPGVTHAAYANTLALTSGEALSSFPLVRRDGSTVQIQTGVQGVSPDYFASIGQRVVEGRGFAADDASGGQPVVIVNREFSRRYLDGAALGWTLPGATKPGAPPARRPIVGVVEDTVRRSVTDAPQPEIYGLYSRQQGRVADSDIYLVVRTAADPQALAPTLRDLARNLAPSAPLESLLTMRERVADSLANPRLYASLLAAFALFALLIAGVGLFGVLSYSVTLRAREIGVRTALGAQLRDIVVLVVRQSMAIAVTGLAVGIAVSYWVSRLLQTVLHGVSPHDAISYAAVAFVLLAVAALASVIPARRAAQVDPVRVLRS from the coding sequence ATGAACTGGACACCACGCCTCGAAGCGGCCTTCGCCCCGGAGGCGATCGACCCGGACGTCCTCGAAGAACTGGCGCAGCATGCGGCCGCGGTCTATGCCAGCGCGCGCGCCGAGGGCTGTGGCGCAGACGAAGCGCAACGGCGCGTCGAGGCGCAGATCGCCGCGTGGGCGGCCGACCCTGCCGTGCGCCGCCGGCGGCCCCGTCTCGCCCGCGCGCTCGAACCGCCGCCCGGGACGGCGCCGCTGGTCGCGTCGATCGCGCAGGACGCACGCTACGCCTGGCGCCTGCTCCGCCGTCAGCCCGCCCACACCGCGCTCGTCGTCGCCACGATGGCGCTCGGCATCGCGGCCGCGACAGTGCTCGGCAGCATCACCTACGGCGTCCTCCTGAAGCCGCTCCCCTGGGCCGATGCGCCGCGGCTCGTGCGGCTGTACGAAACCCGTCAGGGCAGTACGAAGCGGTTCGGGCCGGTCTTCACGAACGGCACCTACCGCGCCTGGCGCGACTCGGCACGCACCCTCGACGCGATCGGCGCGTGGAACAGCGAACTGGTGGCGCCCACGGATCAGCCCGGCGCGCCACGCCTGGCCATCTGCCGCGTCACGCCGTCGCTCTTTACGATGCTCCAGGCGGCACCCGCGCTCGGCCGCGGCTTCGCACGCGGCGAGGACGATCCCGGACGGCCGCCGATCGTCGTGCTCTCCTACGGCTACTGGCAGCAGCAGTTCGGCGGACGCGCCGACGCGATTGGTTCGCGCATCCGCTTCGACACTACGGCCTATACCGTCGTTGGCGTGATGCCGGCTTGGTTCGCATTCCCCAATCGCGAGACCCGCGCCTGGATGCCGTTCTATGTCGAGCCGCCGACCGCACCCGGCAGGCAAGGTATGAGTGTGTCGATGTTCCAGGCGATTGGCCGTCTGAAGCCAGGCAGCACGCCGGCGCAGGCCGCCGCCGAAGGGACGTCTCTCGGCCGCGCCGCGGTGCCGGCGACCCCGATCGCGAAGGTGGTCGCGATGGCGGTGTTTGGCACCGATGGACAAGTCGACGTGACGACCGTGCCGATGCTGCAGGCGCTGACGGCCGAGGTCCGCCCCGCGATCCTGATCCTGCTCGCGGCGGTCGTCCTGCTGCTCGCCACCGCCACCGCCAACGTCGCGAGTCTGCAGCTGGCGCGGGCCACCGCGCGGCGGCGCGAGTTGGCCGTACGCGCGGCGCTCGGCGCCGGTCGTGGTCGGCTGGTTCGCCAGACGCTCGTCGAGCACGTCCTGCTCGGCCTGCTGGGCGGGATTGCCGGCCTGGCGCTCGCCGCGGTGCTCCATCGGGCGCTGCCGTCGATCCTCCCGGCCGATTTTCCGCGGGTGCACGACATCGCGCTCGGCTGGCGCATTCAGGCCTTCGCGGTGGCGATCTCGCTGTTGGCCGGCATCGGCTGCGGCATCCTCCCGGCATGGCACGTGGCCCGCACCGAACTCGTGCCGTCGCTCGCAGAGGACGCGCTCGCGCCTGCCGGCGGCGGGCTCAGGACGCGCACCGCTCGGGCGCGCGCGATCATCATGGCCGCGCAGATCGCGACGGCCTGTGTGCTGCTGGTCGGCGCGCTCCTGCTGACGCGCAGTTTCGTCGGTCTCATGCACGCCAGTCTCGGCTACGACACGTCGAACGTCTTGACGGCCCGCCTCATCCTGACCGACGGCGAGTTCACGCCCGAACGCCGCTTCGAAATCCTCGAACAGCTGCGGCAGCGGCTCACGGCGGTGCCCGGGGTCACGCATGCGGCGTACGCCAACACGCTCGCCTTGACCAGCGGCGAGGCGCTCTCGTCGTTTCCACTCGTGCGGCGTGACGGGAGCACGGTGCAGATCCAGACGGGAGTCCAGGGCGTCAGTCCCGACTACTTCGCCAGCATCGGACAGCGCGTCGTCGAAGGACGCGGCTTCGCCGCCGACGACGCGTCGGGCGGGCAGCCGGTGGTGATCGTCAATCGCGAATTCTCGCGGAGGTATCTCGACGGCGCGGCGCTCGGCTGGACGCTGCCGGGCGCAACGAAGCCGGGCGCGCCGCCGGCGCGGCGCCCGATCGTCGGCGTCGTCGAAGACACGGTGCGCCGCAGCGTGACGGATGCGCCGCAGCCGGAGATCTACGGGCTCTACTCGCGCCAGCAGGGGCGGGTCGCCGACAGCGACATCTACCTCGTCGTGCGGACGGCGGCCGATCCGCAGGCGCTCGCTCCGACGCTTCGCGACCTGGCCAGGAACCTCGCGCCGTCAGCGCCGCTCGAGTCGCTGTTGACGATGCGCGAGCGGGTCGCCGACAGCCTGGCGAATCCCCGCCTCTACGCCTCTCTGCTCGCCGCCTTCGCGCTCTTCGCCCTGCTGATTGCGGGCGTCGGCCTGTTCGGCGTGCTGTCGTATTCGGTGACCCTGCGGGCGCGGGAAATCGGTGTCCGCACGGCGCTCGGCGCGCAGCTCCGCGACATCGTCGTGCTCGTGGTCCGGCAGTCGATGGCCATCGCGGTGACGGGGCTCGCGGTCGGCATCGCCGTCTCGTACTGGGTGAGCCGGCTGCTGCAGACGGTGCTCCACGGCGTCTCGCCGCACGACGCGATCAGCTACGCGGCCGTGGCGTTCGTGCTGCTGGCGGTGGCCGCGCTCGCTAGCGTCATACCGGCGCGGCGCGCGGCCCAGGTCGATCCGGTGCGCGTGCTGCGCAGTTGA
- a CDS encoding SGNH/GDSL hydrolase family protein yields the protein MTRMFVTALVLTSLSSQNPAPPPATDCQDTAAAIQRVLANDARLRDWPQLARYRDANANLPAPATAQPRVVFMGDSITDIWQQERFAFFVSSKPYVDRGISGQTTPQMLVRFRPDVIELKPKAVVILAGTNDIAGNTGPMTDDDIERNLASMAELAKVHGIKVVLASITPTSAYHPPANGGAPQTTQRPMARIRAINEWMQKYAAENGHVYLDYFTPMLDATGMMKAELTGDDLHPNAGGYAIMAPLVEAAIQKALR from the coding sequence ATGACCCGTATGTTCGTGACCGCGCTCGTCCTGACCTCGCTTTCGTCGCAGAATCCCGCGCCGCCGCCGGCGACCGATTGCCAGGACACCGCCGCGGCGATCCAGCGTGTCCTCGCGAACGACGCACGCCTGCGCGACTGGCCGCAGCTCGCGCGCTATCGTGACGCGAACGCCAATCTGCCGGCGCCCGCCACTGCCCAGCCGCGCGTTGTCTTCATGGGCGATTCGATCACCGACATCTGGCAGCAGGAGCGCTTCGCCTTCTTCGTCTCGTCGAAGCCGTACGTCGATCGCGGCATCAGCGGACAGACCACGCCGCAGATGCTCGTGCGCTTCCGTCCCGACGTGATCGAGCTGAAGCCGAAGGCCGTCGTCATCCTCGCCGGCACCAACGACATCGCCGGCAACACCGGCCCGATGACCGACGACGACATCGAGCGGAACCTGGCGTCGATGGCCGAGCTCGCTAAGGTGCACGGCATCAAGGTCGTGCTCGCCAGCATCACGCCGACCAGCGCGTACCATCCCCCCGCCAACGGCGGCGCGCCGCAGACGACGCAGCGTCCGATGGCGCGCATCCGCGCGATCAACGAATGGATGCAGAAATACGCCGCCGAGAACGGCCACGTCTATCTCGACTACTTCACGCCGATGCTCGACGCGACCGGGATGATGAAGGCCGAGCTGACGGGCGACGATCTGCACCCCAATGCCGGGGGCTACGCGATCATGGCGCCGCTCGTCGAGGCGGCGATTCAGAAGGCGCTGCGGTGA